A section of the Anopheles cruzii unplaced genomic scaffold, idAnoCruzAS_RS32_06 scaffold00288_ctg1, whole genome shotgun sequence genome encodes:
- the LOC128276008 gene encoding protein abrupt-like yields the protein MTGQQQYSLRWNDYTSYITGAFDALRYEEDLVDVTLFCEGRKIRAHKVLLSACSTYFKEIFKENPSQHPVIIFKNVKFTDLMSLVEFMYQGEVSVLQESLPSFLHTAEMLSIRGLADTNNEQQQQQQHHHLPDQPTSTLAQQILQTQSQNMATSATITTTEPVYFTLPSSSTIVPQTKLETQPSTAAALQTSQQFVNKITLKSSDIATAVAVPIGQPQTQQQQLAKLQVKPDPPVVTAVPQRTVGAGPTTQGQVQTNQTNQAATLQELVDSVVTSARPKKPRRIVKAKAQTVKQPVAGTSRGNVSGNTRTNYSETGNQSDNGMELYSDGQSGQEHDQVTTYTDSVHSTNNDVKIQISEYINVGEGLNAASGDSGSYTQQEGYELVGDPIADRPEGDEHMGQSCFEMEIVDMDGMNGMFPDDGATEEPKVKREMADESAGSSKDEAKKFKCKECEKSFATWKSLAMHRHIHSGNTKCKICGAVLSRTANLKRHMKLKHEP from the coding sequence ATGacaggccagcagcagtattCCCTAAGATGGAACGATTACACCAGCTACATTACGGGTGCGTTCGATGCACTGCGCTACGAGGAGGATCTGGTGGACGTGACGCTGTTTTGCGAAGGCCGCAAGATTCGTGCCCACAAGGTGTTGCTGTCGGCGTGCAGCACCTACTTCAAGGAGATTTTCAAAGAGAACCCATCACAGCATCCTGTGATCATATTTAAGAACGTCAAGTTCACCGATCTGATGTCGCTGGTGGAATTTATGTACCAGGGTGAGGTCAGCGTTTTGCAGGAGTCGCTTCCCTCGTTTCTCCACACGGCGGAGATGCTATCGATTCGGGGACTGGCCGATACCAACAatgagcagcaacagcagcaacaacaccatcatctACCGGATCAGCCGACCTCGACCCTGGCGCAGCAGATATTGCAGACCCAGTCACAAAATATGGCCACCAGCGCTACCATCACGACCACGGAACCCGTCTACTTTACGCTCCCGTCGAGCTCCACTATCGTACCGCAGACGAAACTCGAGACCCAGCCATCCACAGCGGCAGCTCTTCAGACCTCTCAGCAGTTTGTTAATAAAATCACACTCAAATCCAGCGATATTGCgaccgccgtggccgttccgATTGGTCAACCACAAactcagcaacaacaactggcAAAGCTACAAGTAAAGCCTGATCCTCCCGTAGTAACGGCCGTCCCGCAGCGCACCGTCGGTGCAGGACCAACGACGCAAGGCCAGgtccaaaccaaccaaactaATCAAGCGGCCACACTGCAGGAGTTGGTGGATAGCGTCGTTACGTCGGCGCGACCAAAAAAACCGAGGCGCATCGTGAAGGCGAAGGCGCAAACGGTCAAGCAACCGGTCGCGGGAACCTCGAGAGGCAACGTCTCCGGTAACACCCGGACCAATTacagcgaaaccggaaaccaatCGGACAACGGAATGGAACTTTACAGCGACGGACAAAGCGGGCAGGAGCATGATCAGGTAACGACGTACACGGACTCGGTGCACTCCACTAACAATGATGTGAAAATTCAAATATCGGAGTACATCAACGTGGGAGAAGGCCTAAATGCGGCTAGTGGCGACAGTGGGTCCTACACGCAGCAGGAAGGTTACGAGTTGGTTGGGGATCCcatcgccgaccgaccggaaggaGACGAGCACATGGGACAGAGCTGcttcgaaatggaaattgttgATATGGACGGTATGAACGGCATGTTTCCGGACGATGGAGCGACGGAGGAACCAAAAGTGAAACGAGAAATGGCGGATGAGAGTGCTGGAAGTTCCAAGGACGAAGCAAAGAAATTCAAGTGCAAGGAGTGTGAGAAATCGTTCGCCACCTGGAAATCGCTGGCGATGCATCGCCATATTCACAGTGGTAATACGAAGTGCAAAATTTGCGGCGCGGTACTCTCACGTACCGCCAATCTCAAACGGCACATGAAGTTGAAGCACGAACCCTAA